The genome window GAGGCCGGCAAAGCATCGCTAATCCGGGGCGGGATATTTCCGGTTGAATACGGCGCCAAATTGCTCCGCCATGACTTCGCGAACCTCATGCAATGCGGGGCAGGCTTTTCCCAGCAGCTTTTCCAGCGAAGCCACCTCTTCGCCGGCCAGTCCGCAGGGAATAATGGCGGCAAATCCCGACAAATCGGGGTGCACGTTGAAACTCATGCCGTGATACGATACCCAGCGCCTGAACCGTACCCCGATGGCCGCCAGCTTGCCCCCCTCCGTCCAGGCGCCGGTCATGCCCTTGCGCCGCCAGGCCCGCACCCCGAAAAACTCAGCCGTGCGGATGGCCACCTCTTCAAGGGCGCTGAGATAACCGCGCACACCCCCCGCCCCGTCCGCCGCGGCCGCCCCCCCCGCCCCCAGCTTGATAATGGGATACATGACAAGCTGGCCGGGGCCGTGAAAAGTTACCGCGCCGCCCCGCGATGATTTTGCAAGTTCAATCCCTTTCGCCTTT of Kiritimatiellia bacterium contains these proteins:
- the lipB gene encoding lipoyl(octanoyl) transferase LipB, with amino-acid sequence MKTRVICFDRALSYHDALMLQEEILAARIRDLVPDTVLFLEHTPVITCGVRSRPEQVLFSEGALKAKGIELAKSSRGGAVTFHGPGQLVMYPIIKLGAGGAAAADGAGGVRGYLSALEEVAIRTAEFFGVRAWRRKGMTGAWTEGGKLAAIGVRFRRWVSYHGMSFNVHPDLSGFAAIIPCGLAGEEVASLEKLLGKACPALHEVREVMAEQFGAVFNRKYPAPD